In Lonchura striata isolate bLonStr1 chromosome 14, bLonStr1.mat, whole genome shotgun sequence, one genomic interval encodes:
- the RLIM gene encoding E3 ubiquitin-protein ligase RLIM isoform X2: MESSDSSDKGSIDQSEAQRQSQLDRLDREEAFYQFVNNLSEEDYRLMRDNNLLGTPGAESAEDVSNGDSIIDWLNSVRQTGNTTRSGQRGNQSWRAVSRTNPSSGDFRFSLEINVNRNNGNTNPETENEPSVEPSSGEDLENSQSDSEIPRSESPSVRQPGSERSSAEELTAEEASPPRGQRRARSRSPEQRRTRARTDRSRSPINAVSEAPRRSHHNTSSQTLDHSSASEAEGSSRTRQHVTLRQHAVGTEVPSENAVLFSPPETRPAPQAAGSSETTGTSESTAPGQRPPTIVLDLQVRRVRPGEYRQRDSIANRTRSRSQTPNNTVTYESERGGFRRTFSRSERAGVRTYVSTIRIPIRRILNTGLSETTSVAIQTMLRQIMTGFGELSYFMYSDSDADPSGPAPSQNVETSEPQSGGGGASGNENADVSSGEVYEGGHEASSTSGARREGRNMRGSVTFEESGSLPFLSLAQFFLLNEDDDDQPRGLTKEQIDNLAMRNFGESDALKTCSVCITEYTEGNKLRKLPCSHEYHVHCIDRWLSENSTCPICRRAVLASGNRESVV; the protein is encoded by the exons ATGGAAAGCTCAGATTCTAGTGATAAAGGAAGTATTGATCAATCAGAAGCCCAACGCCAGAGCCAGCTGGATCGGTTAGATCGAGAAGAAGCTTTCTATCAGTTTGTGAACAACCTGAGTGAAGAGGACTACAGGCTTATGAGAGATAACAATTTGCTAGGAACACCAG GTGCAGAGTCCGCAGAAGATGTTTCAAATGGAGATTCTATAATAGACTGGCTTAATTCAGTCCGACAGACTGGAAATACAACACGAAGTGGGCAGCGAGGAAACCAGTCCTGGAGAGCAGTGAGCCGGACTAACCCAAGTAGTGGCGACTTCAGATTCAGTTTGGAAATAAATGTCAACCGTAATAATGGGAACACGAATCCAGAAACTGAGAATGAGCCATCTGTAGAGCCTTCCAGTGGGGAGGATTTGGAAAACAGCCAAAGTGACTCTGAAATTCCAAGGTCTGAATCACCGTCTGTAAGGCAGCCTGGATCAGAAAGGAGCAGTGCGGAGGAGCTGACAGCTGAGGAGGCTTCCCCTCCTAGAGGGCAGAGGAGAGCCAGGAGTAGGAGTCCAGAGCAGCGGCGGACACGGGCTAGGACTGATAGAAGTAGGTCACCTATTAATGCAGTGAGTGAGGCCCCTCGCAGGTCTCATCACAACACATCATCTCAAACACTTGACCACTCCTCAGCGAGCGAGGCTGAAGGTAGCTCTAGAACCAGGCAGCACGTGACGTTAAGGCAGCACGCAGTGGGGACTGAGGTGCCAAGTGAAAATGCAGTTCTGTTTTCCCCCCCTGAAACGAGGCCTGCTCCTCAAGCAGCAGGTTCTTCAGAAACCACCGGCACCAGTGAGTCCACGGCTCCTGGGCAGAGGCCTCCCACCATAGTGCTTGACCTGCAGGTGAGAAGAGTTCGCCCGGGCGAGTACCGGCAGAGGGACAGCATAGCCAACAGGACCCGCTCCCGGTCCCAGACCCCCAACAACACGGTCACCTACGAGAGCGAGCGCGGAGGCTTCCGGCGCACCTTCTCCCGCTCGGAGCGGGCCGGCGTGAGAACTTACGTCAGCACCATCAGGATTCCCATCCGCAGGATCTTAAACACCGGCCTGAGCGAGACCACGTCAGTCGCCATCCAGACCATGCTGAGGCAGATCATGACAGGCTTTGGGGAGCTCAGCTACTTCATGTACAGCGATAGCGATGCAGATCCTAGTGGGCCAGCTCCCAGTCAGAACGTGGAGACTTCTGAGCCGCAGAGCGGAGGCGGGGGCGCCTCGGGCAATGAGAACGCAGATGTTAGCTCAGGGGAGGTGTACGAGGGTGGGCACGAGGCTAGCTCAACATCTGGTGCCAGGCGGGAAGGCCGGAATATGAGGGGATCGGTCACTTTTGAAGAAAGTGGTTCTCTACCATTCCTTAGCCTTGCACAATTTTTCCTACTCAATGAAGATGACGATGACCAACCAAGAGGACTCACCAAAGAACAAATTGACAACCTAGCCATGAGGAATTTTGGTGAGAGCGACGCTCTGAAAACCTGCAGCGTGTGCATCACAGAGTACACGGAGGGCAACAAGCTCCGCAAGCTGCCGTGCTCGCACGAGTACCACGTGCACTGCATCGACCGCTGGCTGTCGGAGAACTCCACCTGCCCCATCTGCCGCAGGGCAGTCTTAGCTTCTGGCAACAGAGAGAGCGTTGTCTAA
- the RLIM gene encoding E3 ubiquitin-protein ligase RLIM isoform X1 translates to MESSDSSDKGSIDQSEAQRQSQLDRLDREEAFYQFVNNLSEEDYRLMRDNNLLGTPGEITEEELLRRLHQVKEGPPQQNSDENRGAESAEDVSNGDSIIDWLNSVRQTGNTTRSGQRGNQSWRAVSRTNPSSGDFRFSLEINVNRNNGNTNPETENEPSVEPSSGEDLENSQSDSEIPRSESPSVRQPGSERSSAEELTAEEASPPRGQRRARSRSPEQRRTRARTDRSRSPINAVSEAPRRSHHNTSSQTLDHSSASEAEGSSRTRQHVTLRQHAVGTEVPSENAVLFSPPETRPAPQAAGSSETTGTSESTAPGQRPPTIVLDLQVRRVRPGEYRQRDSIANRTRSRSQTPNNTVTYESERGGFRRTFSRSERAGVRTYVSTIRIPIRRILNTGLSETTSVAIQTMLRQIMTGFGELSYFMYSDSDADPSGPAPSQNVETSEPQSGGGGASGNENADVSSGEVYEGGHEASSTSGARREGRNMRGSVTFEESGSLPFLSLAQFFLLNEDDDDQPRGLTKEQIDNLAMRNFGESDALKTCSVCITEYTEGNKLRKLPCSHEYHVHCIDRWLSENSTCPICRRAVLASGNRESVV, encoded by the exons ATGGAAAGCTCAGATTCTAGTGATAAAGGAAGTATTGATCAATCAGAAGCCCAACGCCAGAGCCAGCTGGATCGGTTAGATCGAGAAGAAGCTTTCTATCAGTTTGTGAACAACCTGAGTGAAGAGGACTACAGGCTTATGAGAGATAACAATTTGCTAGGAACACCAG GTGAAATTACTGAAGAAGAGTTGCTGAGAAGGCTACACCAAGTTAAAGAAGGTCCGCCACAGCAAAACAGTGATGAGAATAGAG GTGCAGAGTCCGCAGAAGATGTTTCAAATGGAGATTCTATAATAGACTGGCTTAATTCAGTCCGACAGACTGGAAATACAACACGAAGTGGGCAGCGAGGAAACCAGTCCTGGAGAGCAGTGAGCCGGACTAACCCAAGTAGTGGCGACTTCAGATTCAGTTTGGAAATAAATGTCAACCGTAATAATGGGAACACGAATCCAGAAACTGAGAATGAGCCATCTGTAGAGCCTTCCAGTGGGGAGGATTTGGAAAACAGCCAAAGTGACTCTGAAATTCCAAGGTCTGAATCACCGTCTGTAAGGCAGCCTGGATCAGAAAGGAGCAGTGCGGAGGAGCTGACAGCTGAGGAGGCTTCCCCTCCTAGAGGGCAGAGGAGAGCCAGGAGTAGGAGTCCAGAGCAGCGGCGGACACGGGCTAGGACTGATAGAAGTAGGTCACCTATTAATGCAGTGAGTGAGGCCCCTCGCAGGTCTCATCACAACACATCATCTCAAACACTTGACCACTCCTCAGCGAGCGAGGCTGAAGGTAGCTCTAGAACCAGGCAGCACGTGACGTTAAGGCAGCACGCAGTGGGGACTGAGGTGCCAAGTGAAAATGCAGTTCTGTTTTCCCCCCCTGAAACGAGGCCTGCTCCTCAAGCAGCAGGTTCTTCAGAAACCACCGGCACCAGTGAGTCCACGGCTCCTGGGCAGAGGCCTCCCACCATAGTGCTTGACCTGCAGGTGAGAAGAGTTCGCCCGGGCGAGTACCGGCAGAGGGACAGCATAGCCAACAGGACCCGCTCCCGGTCCCAGACCCCCAACAACACGGTCACCTACGAGAGCGAGCGCGGAGGCTTCCGGCGCACCTTCTCCCGCTCGGAGCGGGCCGGCGTGAGAACTTACGTCAGCACCATCAGGATTCCCATCCGCAGGATCTTAAACACCGGCCTGAGCGAGACCACGTCAGTCGCCATCCAGACCATGCTGAGGCAGATCATGACAGGCTTTGGGGAGCTCAGCTACTTCATGTACAGCGATAGCGATGCAGATCCTAGTGGGCCAGCTCCCAGTCAGAACGTGGAGACTTCTGAGCCGCAGAGCGGAGGCGGGGGCGCCTCGGGCAATGAGAACGCAGATGTTAGCTCAGGGGAGGTGTACGAGGGTGGGCACGAGGCTAGCTCAACATCTGGTGCCAGGCGGGAAGGCCGGAATATGAGGGGATCGGTCACTTTTGAAGAAAGTGGTTCTCTACCATTCCTTAGCCTTGCACAATTTTTCCTACTCAATGAAGATGACGATGACCAACCAAGAGGACTCACCAAAGAACAAATTGACAACCTAGCCATGAGGAATTTTGGTGAGAGCGACGCTCTGAAAACCTGCAGCGTGTGCATCACAGAGTACACGGAGGGCAACAAGCTCCGCAAGCTGCCGTGCTCGCACGAGTACCACGTGCACTGCATCGACCGCTGGCTGTCGGAGAACTCCACCTGCCCCATCTGCCGCAGGGCAGTCTTAGCTTCTGGCAACAGAGAGAGCGTTGTCTAA